From Microtus ochrogaster isolate Prairie Vole_2 chromosome 17, MicOch1.0, whole genome shotgun sequence:
catttgccatggacaagatgccaggacctgtatgcttcaggatgaagttctcatcctcaaatttttctccgTAGATGGATCTGCCACCAGTGCCATTATGGCGTGTGAAGTCACCATCCTGGCACATGAATCCTGGAATaatcctgtgaaaggaagaacccttatatccaaatcctttctctccagtgctcagagcacgaaagttttctgctgtctttggaactttgtctGCAAACAGCTCGAAGGAGACGCGGCCCAAGGGCTCACCATCGGCCGAGATGTCGAAGAACACGGTGGGGTTGATCATGGCTGCAGCAAGCGGTGAGAGGGGACAGCGGCGTCTGCAAAgccttaaaaagtttttttaaagtgtcAGTGGAGCCATGCTTCCTCTGAAGGCCCTAGAGAAGAGCCCTTTGGGACCCCTCACGCTTCGAGTGGCTGCAGCTACAGCACTGGAACCTTTGCATCTGTCTGCAGCTCTGTTTCCTCGGTGGGAGTGCAGTGCTCTTTCACATGGTGTTCTGGCTGCGCTGCATCCAACTGTCCCTCTCACAATAGCAGGCATAGCTAAATGCACTGGGGCATATCAGAACTTTtgactgagacaagaggattgcaaTTCATGGCCAGTATGGGATGTGGGGTGTTTGAGATCAACCtgagttacacagagagaccctgttttccATACCCTACACCCACAGTCACAGAATAGCAGCCAGTGAGTCAGAACCCACACTAACCCAGCTTTGGCTCAACACTCTCAGtcctgggattatgggcatgccTACCTTAACATAcatctttataataaaatgtaacacaAAATGTCTTGTACTCTTCTCTTAATTCAAAGATTTAACACTGGAACATTGTTTACTTCTTCCTAGTGATGAGCTGAGATGCCGCTGCTGGCACAGATTCCAGAGTAGACTCCCCACACATATCCAATCTGACACTGTATGGATGCAGATGTAGTCACTTAAATTTACCACTGTGTCCATTACTTTTACTGTTGCTTACTCCTTTaactatttctgtctttttcctgtgAAAAACGTTATCTTTGCAGTTTACTTCAGTGTAATCTGATGACGACAGCATCTCCACTTCTCAATTCCCTTCATGTCTTTCACCT
This genomic window contains:
- the LOC102000257 gene encoding peptidyl-prolyl cis-trans isomerase A-like; the protein is MINPTVFFDISADGEPLGRVSFELFADKVPKTAENFRALSTGEKGFGYKGSSFHRIIPGFMCQDGDFTRHNGTGGRSIYGEKFEDENFILKHTGPGILSMANAGPNTNSSQFFICTTKTEWLDGKHVVFEKVKEGMNIVEARERFGSRNGKTSKKITISDCGQL